A genomic region of Gossypium hirsutum isolate 1008001.06 chromosome D01, Gossypium_hirsutum_v2.1, whole genome shotgun sequence contains the following coding sequences:
- the LOC107917184 gene encoding uncharacterized protein, translating into MGIRATIERGIKVLEVYGDSAFVIYQLRGEWETRDPKLISYRKLVLELIKEFEDTTFCYLPQDENQMADALATLASMIKVNGHGDMKPIQMSIYEDPAYCYNIEEGEIDDSPWYQDILRYVKNREYPGQATENEKRTLRRLATDYVLDGEILYRRGKDQVLLRCVDTVEANKILDEVHEGICEMHASGFTMARQIMRFGTSTGATPFSLVYGMEAVLPIEVEIPSLRVLTELQLDEAEWVQSRYDQLNLIEGNRLKAIQYGQMYQKRMMRAYNKKV; encoded by the exons atgggtattcgTGCAACTATAGAGCGAGGAATCAAAGTGCTAGAGGTCTATGGAGATTCAGCATTTGTGATATATCAGCTCAGGGGTGAATGGGAAACGAGAGATCCCAAATTAATCAGTTATCGAAAGTTGGTCCTCGAATTGATTAAGGAGTTTGAGGACACCACTTTTTGCTATCTCCCACAAGATGAGAACCAGATGGCTGATGCACTAGCTACTTTAGCCTCTATGATCAAGGTGAACGGACATGGGGATATGAAGCCAATCCAAATGAGTATCTATGAAGACCCGGCTTATTGTTACAATATTGAAGAAGGAGAAATTGATGATAgtccttggtatcaagatatactaCGGTATGTAAAAAATCGTGAGTATCCTGGCCAGGCAACGGAGAATGAAAAGAGAACTCTGAGAAGACTAGCCACTgattacgtcttagatggggagatcttgTACAGGAGGGGAAAAGATCAGGTACTGCTAAGATGTGTGGACACCGTGGAAGCAAATAAAATTTTGGACGAAGTCCATGAGGGCATCTGCGAAATGCATGCCAGTGGGTTCACAATGGCTAGgcagattatgagattcgg GACCTccactggggcaacgcctttctccttAGTTTATGGCATGGAGGCAGTCTTGCCCatcgaagttgaaatcccttctctccggGTTTTGACTGAGCTACAATTGGATGAGGCGGAATGGGTTCAATCTCGATACGATCAATTGAACTTAATAGAGGGAAATAGGCTAAAGGCTATTCAGTATGGTCAAATGTATCAGAaaagaatgatgcgagcctacaacaaGAAAGTCTGA
- the LOC107917183 gene encoding uncharacterized protein, with amino-acid sequence MAPDRITLQNMEKKPSESFRELYRNSFDAHVVSPFYLKPLQPPYPKWYDANAQCDYHAGLTGHSIENCTTFKKLVEKLIGMGVVKFDDSTKVENPLPNHTDGGVNMVGEERRIKADITDVKTPLRWVWKEMECMGFRALIQGMMDNREVEFCEGVQEESYVCASELALGVPNANRPVVIISRPQNSEIGARITPKVIIQKPIVFAYKDNRRVPWNYDCNVTIPGKEDVINKEEQDKGRHYEQMKARVEPIGGETSVEKKKNVVEPELLVNEPIKEEEAREFLKFIKHSEYSVVEQLHKQPARISVLALLLNSEGHRNALLKVLNETYVADDISINKLDRLVGNISADNFISFSDDEIPPGGMGSTRALHITARCKGCILPGVLVDNGSALNVLLLSTLNRLPVDSSHMKSCQNVVRAFDGTERRVMGRIDIPLLIDPTIYEVDFLVMDIKPSYSCLLGKPWIHSAGRVVTIDAEEDIIASVTNDAPYLETSDDAIECSFRSLEFVNATFIREGNKIPMPRISMTTEMGLQLTAGKGALPRKGLGKYLQGRVEAPVLKDK; translated from the exons AtggctcctgatagaatcacccttcaaaacatggagaaaaagccgagTGAAAGCTTCAG GGAACTATACCGAAATTCATTCGACGCACACGTAGTTTCCCCTTTCTATCTGAAGCCCTTGCaacccccgtatcccaaatggtatgatgcgaatgcaCAGTGCGACTATCATGCGGGACTAACagggcattctatagaaaactGTACGACTTTTAAGAAGTTGGTTGAAAAGCTCATTGGTATGGGTGTCGTTAAGTTTGATGACTCGACCAAGGTAGAAAACCCATTACCGAATCACACTGATGGTGGGGTAAATATGGTGGGTGAAGAGAGAAGAATCAAGGCAGACATTACGGATGTAAAAACTCCTTTGAGATGGGTCTGGAAGGAGATG GAGTGTATGGGGTTCAGAGCCCTGATACAAGGTATGATGGATAATAGGGAGGTGGAATTCTGTGAAGGAGTTCAAGAGGAGAGTTATGTATGCGCATCAGAGTTGGCATTGGGAGTCCCGAATGCTAACcgtcctgtggtcattatctcgcgACCTCAGAACAGTGAGATTGGGGCACGAATAACACCAAAAGTAATCATTCAAAAACCGATTGTGTTTGCATATAAGGATAACAGgagggttccttggaattacgattGTAATGTGACAATCCCGGGGAAGGAGGATGTAATCAATAAAGAGGAACAGGATAAAGGAAGGCACTACGAACAGATGAAAGCACGAGTAGAGCCAATAGGAGGAGAAACTTCAGTTGAAAAGAAGAAGAATGTGGTTGAACCCGAATTGTTGGTCAATGAACCAATCAAAGAGGAGGAAGCTAGAGAGTTCTTGAAGTTCataaagcatagcgagtatagcgttgTGGAACAACTGCAcaaacaaccagctcgcatatcTGTGCTAGCTTTACTCCTGAACTCGGAGGGACATCGGAATGCACTACTGaaggtgctaaatgaaacttatgtggcCGACGATATCTCTATTAACAAGTTGGATCGACTGGTCGGCAATATAAGCGCTGATAACTTCATTTCTTTCAGCGATGACGAAATACCACCTGGGGGTATGGGATCTACTAGAGCTTTACACATTACTGCAAGGTGTAAAGGGTGCATATTACCGGGGGTTCTGGTAGACAATGGATCGGCATTAAATGTATTGCTCCTATCCACGCTCaacaggctacctgtggatagttcgCATATGAAGTCATGTCAGAACGTGGTTCGAGCATTTGATGGTACTGAGAGGagggtcatgggaagaattgacaTTCCCTTGTTAATTGACCCAACTATTTATGAGGTGGACTTCTTAGTTATGGATATCAAGCCTTCTTACAGTTGCCTATTAGGAAAGCCATGGATTCATTCAGCAG GCAGGGTTGTGACGATAGATGCTGAAGAAGATATCATTGCATCTGTGACCAACGATGCGCCTTATCTAGAAACGAGCGATGATGCAATCGAATGCTCTTTCCGTTCCttggagtttgtaaatgcaaCATTCATCCGTGAGGGAAACAAGATCCCGATGCCGAGAATATCAATGACCACAGAGATGGGTCTGCAGTTGACTGCTGGAAAGGGAGCTTTGCCGAGAAAAGGATTGGGGAAGTATCTTCAGGGCCGAGTTGAGGCTCCAGTGTTGAAAGACAAGTAG